In Syngnathus scovelli strain Florida chromosome 11, RoL_Ssco_1.2, whole genome shotgun sequence, one DNA window encodes the following:
- the LOC125977304 gene encoding dedicator of cytokinesis protein 3 isoform X14 has translation MWTLTEDEKTGVVSESIDCPFLLWNDLQLERRQCSMWRSTCKPSLFCAFLGWFRGFSCKRTDVKGIFPCSYIHVMKYGLSSDGYHHPDEIQIKLNGTATPVEDALVAEVTSTLREWAPLWKQLYVKRKVEVFFQMAHVMSELMELRKQLVTARLADRDKRDIKRHVATRLDWGNEHLGLDLVPRKDFETVDEDKVSVSDLYKIHLGSRNDVRHGSQRHDSVQPCRAPVVHHLLLNMKTSTCNSIGEDSDIFFWLYDSREAKSISEKFMVRLNKNGEPKKSREVDGLCALFTDLSNEDLKRDLYIVSQVIRSGRMLLNEHRKGLRHGQYRRPYGCAVLAMSNILQTIAELKEEKDFVLKVYMCNNESEWYQIHENIIRKCSSKYSAPANNSGLVISLQLLHGDVEALRRENKWLSRASVTHKLGFPDVMVPGDVRNDFYLTLERGDFERGGKSVQKNIEVTVSVLLDDGELVQDCIGKACGQPNRTQHRSVVLYHNNSPRWNEAVKLGVPLDRFQGTHLRFDFRHCSTKDKGEKKLFAFSFTPLMREDGSTLSDQSHQLYVYKVATRILSFVCSQLSLLSRPQCDESGDLRQPGLYLVLPCCQDGSSPGLPAASAFQRSARETFWISTQLSSTKLTQNANLLALLKWKAHPDRVGNILGRLRHVTGEEIVKFLQDILDTLFAILDDDAHKYGPLVFQSLVFVINLLGDSKYFHFRAVMDTYIHKHFAGALAYKELIRCLRWVMESLPEAVWQDHTQDVMRDASVQEEVELMVESLLDVLLQTLLSIMSSGQSQEAGEFVSCLLSLLRHMTDVHFQHLMENFQSKEVLKEFMMKIWCVLRNLMKLSIFPRDWTVMRLLSSHIILRTVQRLAPYQLENFVGDDFDFKVWSAYFSLAVLYINQPSLQLESMSAAKRKKIFDKYGDMRVTMAYELFSMWQNLSENKRHLIPGMIGPFLGVTLVPQAEIRNIMVPIFHDMMDWEQRKEGSLKQVEAELIDKLDALVSEGKGDDDYRELLSLLTLLLEPYPSLLEKIEQQTWRETGTSLVTSVTRLMERLLDYRDGMRGDETESKSTGCTVNLLTFYKSELNKEEMYIRYIHKLCDLHVGAGNYTEAAFTLLLYWELLHWDERPTKELLRYPSQSEWQRKEALSRKLIHYFAKGKCWEFGIPLCRELAFQYESLYDYQSLSWIRVSMTKPFHTPVASVMSPHNSERTARALISSAVISLAAQKLEAAYFDDIMEQQRLEPKFFRVGFYGRMFPFFLRNKEFVCRGHDYERLEAFQQRMLAEFPQAIAVRHPNQPDEAILQSNSQYLQIYAVTPVPEAAGILRSHRVPDRIKSFYRVNNVHRFRHDRPFHKGPKDPDNEFKSLWIERTTLVLAHPLPGISPWFEVEEQELVEVSPLENAVSVVENKNQELRSLISRYHLMRPHGVDNVAGDDVNLLSMTLNGVVDAAVNGGIARYQEAFFGEDYIGSHPQDGDKISQLKDLMQEQLEVLGAGLAVHGRLVHPEMRPLHKKLMDRFQVIRSSLCRAPCAASQANTAGGIAGPEGFTVHRHSEAANGGNVPIPADGQDLDGIQRVFLQQLMSPAWKPCSDPYLSSSDKVVTVVASSWSLDCVTRKVIPVLSAHVGAAPPVPPRNTQAHASCLSVTPPLSPPPVDDAFHHQLGDLLLLSLCAPEQSYSASHFSHQPLLLIPSGMH, from the exons ATGTGGACGCTGACAGAAGATGAGAAGACTGGCGTAG TAAGTGAGTCCATCGATTGTCCTTTCCTGCTATGGAATGATCTCCAACTGGAAAGAAGACAGTGCTCCATGTGGCGTTCCACTTGTAAACCGTCCCTTTTTTGCGCCTTTTTAGGGTGGTTCAGAGGATTTTCCTGCAAGAGGACTGATGTCAAA GGAATTTTTCCATGCAGCTACATTCACGTGATGAAATACGGCCTCAGCAGCGACGGGTACCACCACCCCGATGAAATCCAAATCAA GCTCAACGGTACGGCGACGCCTGTTGAAGACGCGCTTGTTGCTGAGGTGACGTCCACGCTTCGGGAatgggcgccgctgtggaagcAACTCTACGTG AAACGCAAGGTGGAAGTGTTCTTCCAAATGGCTCACGTAATGTCGGAATTGATGGAGCTGAGGAAGCAGCTGGTGACAGCGCGGCTGGCGGACCGAGACAAACGAGACATCAAACGCCACGTGGCCACCAGACTGGACTGGGGAAATGA ACATTTGGGGTTGGACTTGGTGCCAAGAAAAGACTTTGAGACGGTGGATGAAGATAAGGTCAGCGTCTCGGATCTTTACAAGATA CATCTCGGCAGCAGAAACGACGTTCGGCACGGCTCGCAG AGGCACGACAGCGTCCAGCCGTGTAGAGCTCCAGTCGTGCACCACTTGCTGCTCAACATGAAGACTTCCACCTGTAACAGCATCGGAGAAGACAGCGACATCTTCTTCTGGCTCTACGACTCGAGGGAGGCCAAAAGCATcag TGAAAAGTTCATGGTCAGACTCAACAAAAACGGAGAACCCAAAAAGTCCCGTGAGGTGGACGGGCTGTGCGCTCTTTTCACT GACTTGAGCAACGAAGATCTGAAGAGAGATCTCTACATTGTCTCACAGGTGATCCGCTCAG GGAGAATGCTGCTGAACGAGCACAGAAAAGGGCTCCGGCATGGTCAATACCGCCGCCCGTATGGCTGCGCTGTTCTAGCCATGAGCAACATCCTGCAAACCATCGCTGAGCTCAAAGAGGAAAAAGACTTTGTACTCAAAGTGTACAT GTGCAACAACGAGAGCGAATGGTACCAAATCCACGAGAACATCATTCGCAAGTGCAGTAGCAAATACTCTGCGCCGGCAAACAACTCTG GCCTAGTCATCTCATTGCAGCTGTTGCATGGCGACGTGGAGGCGCTGCGGCGTGAAAACAAATGGCTGTCGCGGGCGAGCGTGACGCACAAGCTCGGCTTCCCCGACGTCATGGTGCCAG GCGACGTGCGCAATGACTTCTACTTGACACTGGAGCGGGGCGACTTTGAGCGAGGAGGAAAAAGCGTCCAGAAGAACATCGAAGTCACTGTCTCCGTACTCTTGGACGATGGGGAACTCGTACAG GACTGCATCGGCAAGGCTTGCGGTCAGCCCAACAGGACGCAGCATCGCTCTGTGGTGCTCTACCACAACAACAGCCCGCGATGGAATGAGGCAGTCAAGCTTGGCGTCCCTCTCGACAGATTCCAAGGCACTCACCTCCGCTTCGACTTCCGACATTGCTCTA CCAAGGACAAAGGAGAGAAGAAACTCTTTGCTTTTTCCTTCACGCCGTTGATGAGGGAAGATGGGTCCACGCTGTCCGATCAGAGCCACCAACTCTATGTTTACAAGGTGGCCACTCGAattttgtcttttgtttgttCCCAGTTATCTCTTCTTTCTCGCCCTCAGTGCGACGAGAGCGGCGACTTGCGTCAACCCGGCCTCTATCTGGTCCTACCCTGCTGCCAAGACGGCTCCAGCCCGGGCCTTCCCGCCGCTTCGGCCTTTCAGCGTAGCGCCAGAGAAACTTTCTGGATCTCCACCCAGCTCTCGTCCACCAAGCTCACCCAGAACG CCAACCTGCTGGCTCTGCTCAAGTGGAAAGCTCATCCTGACCGAGTGGGCAACATCCTGGGTCGTCTGCGGCACGTCACTGGAGAGGAAATTGTCAAG TTTCTTCAAGACATCCTGGACACGCTATTTGCCATCCTGGATGACGACGCCCACAAATATGGCCCCTTGGTCTTTCAGTCTCTG GTTTTCGTCATCAATTTACTGGGGGACAGCAAATATTTCCATTTCCGAGCGGTCATGGACACATACATTCACAAACACTTTGCTGGCGCTTTGGCCTACAA GGAGCTGATCCGGTGCCTTAGGTGGGTGATGGAGAGCTTGCCTGAGGCGGTGTGGCAAGATCACACACAAGACGTAATGCGG GATGCATCCGTACAGGAGGAGGTGGAGCTGATGGTGGAGTCTTTGTTGGACGTTCTGCTGCAGACCTTGCTGTCAATCATGAGCAGCGGCCAATCGCAGGAGGCG GGGGAGTTTGTGTCCTGCCTTTTGTCCCTCCTCCGTCACATGACTGACGTCCACTTCCAACACCTGATGGAGAACTTTCAGAGCAAAGAGGTACTCAAG GAGTTCATGATGAAAATTTGGTGCGTGCTCCGAAACTTGATGAAGCTGAGTATTTTTCCGCGGGATTGGACTGTGATGAGGCTCCTCAGCAGCCA CATCATCCTGCGCACGGTGCAGCGTCTGGCACCCTATCAGCTAGAAAACTTTGTCGGAGACGACTTTGACTTCAAG GTGTGGAGCGCCTACTTCAGTCTAGCAGTTTTGTACATCAACCAGCCCAGCTTGCAGCTGGAGAGCATGAGTGCAGCTAAGAGGAAGAAGATCTTTGACAA GTACGGGGACATGAGGGTGACAATGGCATATGAACTCTTCAGCATGTGGCAGAACCTGA GTGAAAACAAGAGACACTTGATTCCTGGGATGATCGGTCCCTTCCTGGGCGTCACTCTGGTGCCTCAGGCAGAGATCCGCAATATCATGGTCCCCATCTTCCACGACATGATGGACTGGGAGCAGCGCAAAGAGGGCAGCTTGAAACAG GTGGAGGCCGAGCTGATTGACAAGCTGGATGCTTTGGTTTCCGAAGGCAAAGGCGACGATGACTACAGAGAACTCCTCAGTTTGCT AACTCTTCTGTTGGAGCCATACCCCAG TCTGTTGGAGAAGATTGAGCAGCAAACTTGGAGAGAGACGGGCACCTCATTGGTTACGTCAGTCACTCGCCTGATGGAACGTCTTTTGGACTACAG GGATGGCATGAGAGGAGATGAGACAGAGAGCAAGAGCACAGGGTGCACCGTCAATCTCTTG ACCTTCTACAAATCGGAGCTCAACAAGGAGGAAATGTATATCCGCTACATCCACAAACTGTGCGACTTGCATGTGGGGGCGGGCAACTACACTG AGGCAGCTTTCACGCTTTTGTTGTACTGGGAGTTGCTGCACTGGGACGAGCGGCCAACAAAAGAGCTTCTGCGTTATCCCTCTCAGTCTGAGTGGCAGCGCAAGGAAGCGCTTTCCCGCAAGCTCATCCACTATTTTGCCAAGGGGAAG TGTTGGGAGTTTGGCATCCCCCTGTGCAGGGAACTGGCTTTCCAGTATGAATCCTTGTACGACTATCAGAGTCTCAGCTGGATTCGGGTCAGTATGACAAAGCCCTTCCACACGCCGGTCGCTTCCGTAATGTCGCCACACAATTCCGAGAGAACGGCTCGCGCTCTCATCTCGTCTGCTGTGATTTCTTTGGCTGCACAGAAATTGGAGGCGGCCTACTTTGATGACATCATGGAGCAACAACGTTTAGAACCCAAATTCTTCAGGGTGGGATTCTACGGCAGGATGTTCCCCTTCTTCCTCAGG AACAAAGAGTTTGTGTGCCGCGGTCACGACTATGAACGTCTGGAGGCCTTTCAGCAGAGGATGCTGGCAGAGTTCCCGCAAGCCATCGCCGTGCGGCACCCCAACCAGCCCGATGAAGCCATTCTGCAGTCCAACTCTCAGT ACCTTCAGATTTACGCCGTCACACCAGTTCCTGAAGCTGCCGGCATCCTCCGGTCACACCGAGTCCCTGACCGAATCAAGAGTTTTTACCGGGTTAACAATGTTCACCGTTTCCGGCATGACCGACCATTCCATAAAGGACCCAAAGATCCAGATAATGAGTTCAAG AGTCTTTGGATCGAGCGGACAACTCTGGTCCTGGCTCACCCCTTGCCTGGAATTTCACCCTGGTTTGAGGTGGAGGAGCAAGAGCTG GTGGAGGTGAGTCCGCTGGAAAATGCTGTCAGTGTGGTGGAGAACAAGAACCAGGAGCTGCGTTCGCTCATCAGCCGCTATCACCTCATGCGGCCGCACGGTGTCGACAATGTTGCCGGTGACGATGTCAACCTGCTCAGCATGACGCTCAATGGCGTGGTGGACGCTGCTGTCAACGGCGGCATCGCTCGTTACCAGGAG GCTTTCTTCGGCGAGGATTATATCGGCAGCCACCCTCAGGATGGTGACAAAATCTCACAGCTGAAAGATTTGATGCAGGAGCAG CTTGAGGTGCTGGGAGCTGGCCTGGCCGTGCACGGCAGACTGGTGCATCCTGAAATGCGGCCGCTGCACAAGAAGCTGATGGATCGGTTCCAGGTGATCAGAAGCAGCCTCTGCCGG GCGCCGTGCGCTGCAAGCCAAGCCAACACTGCTGGAGGAATTGCGGGTCCCGAGGGCTTCACGGTGCACCGACACAG TGAGGCGGCAAATGGTGGAAATGTGCCCATTCCGGCCGATGGCCAAGACCTCGACGGCATTCAG AGAGTGTTCCTTCAACAGCTGATGAGTCCGGCTTGGAAACCCTGCAGTGACCCCTACCTGTCCTCCTCTGACAAAG TTGTGACCGTGGTGGCTAGCAGTTGGAGTTTGGACTGCGTGACCAGAAAAGTCATCCCTGTTCTGTCTGCCCACGTTGGCGCCGCACCTCCCGTTCCCCCACGGAATACGCAAGCGCACG CCTCTTGCCTCTCCGTCACACCCCCCCTGTCGCCCCCACCTGTCGACGATGCTTTCCACCACCAATTAGGTGACCTCCTCCTACTCTCGCTGTGTGCTCCCGAGCAAAGTTACTCTGCTTCCCATTTCTCCCACCAAcccctcctcctcatccccTCTGGGATGCATTGA
- the LOC125977304 gene encoding dedicator of cytokinesis protein 3 isoform X3: MWTLTEDEKTGVAIFRFQSCLPHALKLDLGESVGILEKCQGWFRGFSCKRTDVKGIFPCSYIHVMKYGLSSDGYHHPDEIQIKLNGTATPVEDALVAEVTSTLREWAPLWKQLYVKRKVEVFFQMAHVMSELMELRKQLVTARLADRDKRDIKRHVATRLDWGNEHLGLDLVPRKDFETVDEDKVSVSDLYKIHLGSRNDVRHGSQRHDSVQPCRAPVVHHLLLNMKTSTCNSIGEDSDIFFWLYDSREAKSISEKFMVRLNKNGEPKKSREVDGLCALFTDLSNEDLKRDLYIVSQVIRSGRMLLNEHRKGLRHGQYRRPYGCAVLAMSNILQTIAELKEEKDFVLKVYMCNNESEWYQIHENIIRKCSSKYSAPANNSGLVISLQLLHGDVEALRRENKWLSRASVTHKLGFPDVMVPGDVRNDFYLTLERGDFERGGKSVQKNIEVTVSVLLDDGELVQDCIGKACGQPNRTQHRSVVLYHNNSPRWNEAVKLGVPLDRFQGTHLRFDFRHCSTKDKGEKKLFAFSFTPLMREDGSTLSDQSHQLYVYKVATRILSFVCSQLSLLSRPQCDESGDLRQPGLYLVLPCCQDGSSPGLPAASAFQRSARETFWISTQLSSTKLTQNANLLALLKWKAHPDRVGNILGRLRHVTGEEIVKFLQDILDTLFAILDDDAHKYGPLVFQSLVFVINLLGDSKYFHFRAVMDTYIHKHFAGALAYKELIRCLRWVMESLPEAVWQDHTQDVMRALEYLFKFIIQSRSLYSGATCGMEEEQFRSSFQELFESIHFVLGLDWPTCESLIMIQVAALRSFTAIFDELLHIFSVQEVAEFVRSTLASFPSVLATVGHSMDVVRLQSITRTVDSSLFALPESRRILLPLVLHHIHLHLRHQKELPTCSGILTSLFSIIKASSLDASVQEEVELMVESLLDVLLQTLLSIMSSGQSQEAGEFVSCLLSLLRHMTDVHFQHLMENFQSKEVLKEFMMKIWCVLRNLMKLSIFPRDWTVMRLLSSHIILRTVQRLAPYQLENFVGDDFDFKVWSAYFSLAVLYINQPSLQLESMSAAKRKKIFDKYGDMRVTMAYELFSMWQNLSENKRHLIPGMIGPFLGVTLVPQAEIRNIMVPIFHDMMDWEQRKEGSLKQVEAELIDKLDALVSEGKGDDDYRELLSLLTLLLEPYPSLLEKIEQQTWRETGTSLVTSVTRLMERLLDYRDGMRGDETESKSTGCTVNLLTFYKSELNKEEMYIRYIHKLCDLHVGAGNYTEAAFTLLLYWELLHWDERPTKELLRYPSQSEWQRKEALSRKLIHYFAKGKCWEFGIPLCRELAFQYESLYDYQSLSWIRVSMTKPFHTPVASVMSPHNSERTARALISSAVISLAAQKLEAAYFDDIMEQQRLEPKFFRVGFYGRMFPFFLRNKEFVCRGHDYERLEAFQQRMLAEFPQAIAVRHPNQPDEAILQSNSQYLQIYAVTPVPEAAGILRSHRVPDRIKSFYRVNNVHRFRHDRPFHKGPKDPDNEFKSLWIERTTLVLAHPLPGISPWFEVEEQELVEVSPLENAVSVVENKNQELRSLISRYHLMRPHGVDNVAGDDVNLLSMTLNGVVDAAVNGGIARYQEAFFGEDYIGSHPQDGDKISQLKDLMQEQLEVLGAGLAVHGRLVHPEMRPLHKKLMDRFQVIRSSLCRAPCAASQANTAGGIAGPEGFTVHRHSEAANGGNVPIPADGQDLDGIQRVFLQQLMSPAWKPCSDPYLSSSDKVVTVVASSWSLDCVTRKVIPVLSAHVGAAPPVPPRNTQAHASCLSVTPPLSPPPVDDAFHHQLGDLLLLSLCAPEQSYSASHFSHQPLLLIPSGMH, from the exons ATGTGGACGCTGACAGAAGATGAGAAGACTGGCGTAG CCATCTTCAGGTTCCAGAGTTGCCTGCCTCATGCGTTGAAATTGGATCTCGGCGAGAGCGTTGGCATCCTGGAGAAATGCCAAG GGTGGTTCAGAGGATTTTCCTGCAAGAGGACTGATGTCAAA GGAATTTTTCCATGCAGCTACATTCACGTGATGAAATACGGCCTCAGCAGCGACGGGTACCACCACCCCGATGAAATCCAAATCAA GCTCAACGGTACGGCGACGCCTGTTGAAGACGCGCTTGTTGCTGAGGTGACGTCCACGCTTCGGGAatgggcgccgctgtggaagcAACTCTACGTG AAACGCAAGGTGGAAGTGTTCTTCCAAATGGCTCACGTAATGTCGGAATTGATGGAGCTGAGGAAGCAGCTGGTGACAGCGCGGCTGGCGGACCGAGACAAACGAGACATCAAACGCCACGTGGCCACCAGACTGGACTGGGGAAATGA ACATTTGGGGTTGGACTTGGTGCCAAGAAAAGACTTTGAGACGGTGGATGAAGATAAGGTCAGCGTCTCGGATCTTTACAAGATA CATCTCGGCAGCAGAAACGACGTTCGGCACGGCTCGCAG AGGCACGACAGCGTCCAGCCGTGTAGAGCTCCAGTCGTGCACCACTTGCTGCTCAACATGAAGACTTCCACCTGTAACAGCATCGGAGAAGACAGCGACATCTTCTTCTGGCTCTACGACTCGAGGGAGGCCAAAAGCATcag TGAAAAGTTCATGGTCAGACTCAACAAAAACGGAGAACCCAAAAAGTCCCGTGAGGTGGACGGGCTGTGCGCTCTTTTCACT GACTTGAGCAACGAAGATCTGAAGAGAGATCTCTACATTGTCTCACAGGTGATCCGCTCAG GGAGAATGCTGCTGAACGAGCACAGAAAAGGGCTCCGGCATGGTCAATACCGCCGCCCGTATGGCTGCGCTGTTCTAGCCATGAGCAACATCCTGCAAACCATCGCTGAGCTCAAAGAGGAAAAAGACTTTGTACTCAAAGTGTACAT GTGCAACAACGAGAGCGAATGGTACCAAATCCACGAGAACATCATTCGCAAGTGCAGTAGCAAATACTCTGCGCCGGCAAACAACTCTG GCCTAGTCATCTCATTGCAGCTGTTGCATGGCGACGTGGAGGCGCTGCGGCGTGAAAACAAATGGCTGTCGCGGGCGAGCGTGACGCACAAGCTCGGCTTCCCCGACGTCATGGTGCCAG GCGACGTGCGCAATGACTTCTACTTGACACTGGAGCGGGGCGACTTTGAGCGAGGAGGAAAAAGCGTCCAGAAGAACATCGAAGTCACTGTCTCCGTACTCTTGGACGATGGGGAACTCGTACAG GACTGCATCGGCAAGGCTTGCGGTCAGCCCAACAGGACGCAGCATCGCTCTGTGGTGCTCTACCACAACAACAGCCCGCGATGGAATGAGGCAGTCAAGCTTGGCGTCCCTCTCGACAGATTCCAAGGCACTCACCTCCGCTTCGACTTCCGACATTGCTCTA CCAAGGACAAAGGAGAGAAGAAACTCTTTGCTTTTTCCTTCACGCCGTTGATGAGGGAAGATGGGTCCACGCTGTCCGATCAGAGCCACCAACTCTATGTTTACAAGGTGGCCACTCGAattttgtcttttgtttgttCCCAGTTATCTCTTCTTTCTCGCCCTCAGTGCGACGAGAGCGGCGACTTGCGTCAACCCGGCCTCTATCTGGTCCTACCCTGCTGCCAAGACGGCTCCAGCCCGGGCCTTCCCGCCGCTTCGGCCTTTCAGCGTAGCGCCAGAGAAACTTTCTGGATCTCCACCCAGCTCTCGTCCACCAAGCTCACCCAGAACG CCAACCTGCTGGCTCTGCTCAAGTGGAAAGCTCATCCTGACCGAGTGGGCAACATCCTGGGTCGTCTGCGGCACGTCACTGGAGAGGAAATTGTCAAG TTTCTTCAAGACATCCTGGACACGCTATTTGCCATCCTGGATGACGACGCCCACAAATATGGCCCCTTGGTCTTTCAGTCTCTG GTTTTCGTCATCAATTTACTGGGGGACAGCAAATATTTCCATTTCCGAGCGGTCATGGACACATACATTCACAAACACTTTGCTGGCGCTTTGGCCTACAA GGAGCTGATCCGGTGCCTTAGGTGGGTGATGGAGAGCTTGCCTGAGGCGGTGTGGCAAGATCACACACAAGACGTAATGCGG GCACTGGAGTATCTGTTCAAGTTCATCATTCAGTCTCGGAGTCTTTATTCTGGCGCCACCTGCGGGATGGAGGAGGAACAATTTCGGAGCAGCTTTCAGGAACTCTTTGAGTCCATTCACTTTGTTCTCGGTCTGGACTGGCCCACCTGTGAGAGCCTCATCATGATTCAG GTGGCCGCATTGCGCTCCTTTACAGCTATCTTTGATGAGCTGCTGCACATATTTTCAGTGCAAGAAGTGGCAGAATTTGTGCGCAGTACTTTGGCAAGTTTTCCATCCGTGCTTGCCACTGTGGGACATTCCATGGATGTCGTCAGGTTACAGTCCATCACTCGTACTGTGGACAGCAGCCTGTTTGCTTTACCAG AGTCTCGAAGGATCCTACTCCCTTTGGTTCTTCATCACATTCATCTCCACCTCAGGCATCAGAAAGAGCTGCCAACGTGTTCTGGAATCCTCACTTCTCTTTTCTCAATCATCAAAGCCAGCTCGTTG GATGCATCCGTACAGGAGGAGGTGGAGCTGATGGTGGAGTCTTTGTTGGACGTTCTGCTGCAGACCTTGCTGTCAATCATGAGCAGCGGCCAATCGCAGGAGGCG GGGGAGTTTGTGTCCTGCCTTTTGTCCCTCCTCCGTCACATGACTGACGTCCACTTCCAACACCTGATGGAGAACTTTCAGAGCAAAGAGGTACTCAAG GAGTTCATGATGAAAATTTGGTGCGTGCTCCGAAACTTGATGAAGCTGAGTATTTTTCCGCGGGATTGGACTGTGATGAGGCTCCTCAGCAGCCA CATCATCCTGCGCACGGTGCAGCGTCTGGCACCCTATCAGCTAGAAAACTTTGTCGGAGACGACTTTGACTTCAAG GTGTGGAGCGCCTACTTCAGTCTAGCAGTTTTGTACATCAACCAGCCCAGCTTGCAGCTGGAGAGCATGAGTGCAGCTAAGAGGAAGAAGATCTTTGACAA GTACGGGGACATGAGGGTGACAATGGCATATGAACTCTTCAGCATGTGGCAGAACCTGA GTGAAAACAAGAGACACTTGATTCCTGGGATGATCGGTCCCTTCCTGGGCGTCACTCTGGTGCCTCAGGCAGAGATCCGCAATATCATGGTCCCCATCTTCCACGACATGATGGACTGGGAGCAGCGCAAAGAGGGCAGCTTGAAACAG GTGGAGGCCGAGCTGATTGACAAGCTGGATGCTTTGGTTTCCGAAGGCAAAGGCGACGATGACTACAGAGAACTCCTCAGTTTGCT AACTCTTCTGTTGGAGCCATACCCCAG TCTGTTGGAGAAGATTGAGCAGCAAACTTGGAGAGAGACGGGCACCTCATTGGTTACGTCAGTCACTCGCCTGATGGAACGTCTTTTGGACTACAG GGATGGCATGAGAGGAGATGAGACAGAGAGCAAGAGCACAGGGTGCACCGTCAATCTCTTG ACCTTCTACAAATCGGAGCTCAACAAGGAGGAAATGTATATCCGCTACATCCACAAACTGTGCGACTTGCATGTGGGGGCGGGCAACTACACTG AGGCAGCTTTCACGCTTTTGTTGTACTGGGAGTTGCTGCACTGGGACGAGCGGCCAACAAAAGAGCTTCTGCGTTATCCCTCTCAGTCTGAGTGGCAGCGCAAGGAAGCGCTTTCCCGCAAGCTCATCCACTATTTTGCCAAGGGGAAG TGTTGGGAGTTTGGCATCCCCCTGTGCAGGGAACTGGCTTTCCAGTATGAATCCTTGTACGACTATCAGAGTCTCAGCTGGATTCGGGTCAGTATGACAAAGCCCTTCCACACGCCGGTCGCTTCCGTAATGTCGCCACACAATTCCGAGAGAACGGCTCGCGCTCTCATCTCGTCTGCTGTGATTTCTTTGGCTGCACAGAAATTGGAGGCGGCCTACTTTGATGACATCATGGAGCAACAACGTTTAGAACCCAAATTCTTCAGGGTGGGATTCTACGGCAGGATGTTCCCCTTCTTCCTCAGG AACAAAGAGTTTGTGTGCCGCGGTCACGACTATGAACGTCTGGAGGCCTTTCAGCAGAGGATGCTGGCAGAGTTCCCGCAAGCCATCGCCGTGCGGCACCCCAACCAGCCCGATGAAGCCATTCTGCAGTCCAACTCTCAGT ACCTTCAGATTTACGCCGTCACACCAGTTCCTGAAGCTGCCGGCATCCTCCGGTCACACCGAGTCCCTGACCGAATCAAGAGTTTTTACCGGGTTAACAATGTTCACCGTTTCCGGCATGACCGACCATTCCATAAAGGACCCAAAGATCCAGATAATGAGTTCAAG AGTCTTTGGATCGAGCGGACAACTCTGGTCCTGGCTCACCCCTTGCCTGGAATTTCACCCTGGTTTGAGGTGGAGGAGCAAGAGCTG GTGGAGGTGAGTCCGCTGGAAAATGCTGTCAGTGTGGTGGAGAACAAGAACCAGGAGCTGCGTTCGCTCATCAGCCGCTATCACCTCATGCGGCCGCACGGTGTCGACAATGTTGCCGGTGACGATGTCAACCTGCTCAGCATGACGCTCAATGGCGTGGTGGACGCTGCTGTCAACGGCGGCATCGCTCGTTACCAGGAG GCTTTCTTCGGCGAGGATTATATCGGCAGCCACCCTCAGGATGGTGACAAAATCTCACAGCTGAAAGATTTGATGCAGGAGCAG CTTGAGGTGCTGGGAGCTGGCCTGGCCGTGCACGGCAGACTGGTGCATCCTGAAATGCGGCCGCTGCACAAGAAGCTGATGGATCGGTTCCAGGTGATCAGAAGCAGCCTCTGCCGG GCGCCGTGCGCTGCAAGCCAAGCCAACACTGCTGGAGGAATTGCGGGTCCCGAGGGCTTCACGGTGCACCGACACAG TGAGGCGGCAAATGGTGGAAATGTGCCCATTCCGGCCGATGGCCAAGACCTCGACGGCATTCAG AGAGTGTTCCTTCAACAGCTGATGAGTCCGGCTTGGAAACCCTGCAGTGACCCCTACCTGTCCTCCTCTGACAAAG TTGTGACCGTGGTGGCTAGCAGTTGGAGTTTGGACTGCGTGACCAGAAAAGTCATCCCTGTTCTGTCTGCCCACGTTGGCGCCGCACCTCCCGTTCCCCCACGGAATACGCAAGCGCACG CCTCTTGCCTCTCCGTCACACCCCCCCTGTCGCCCCCACCTGTCGACGATGCTTTCCACCACCAATTAGGTGACCTCCTCCTACTCTCGCTGTGTGCTCCCGAGCAAAGTTACTCTGCTTCCCATTTCTCCCACCAAcccctcctcctcatccccTCTGGGATGCATTGA